Proteins encoded in a region of the Bacillus methanolicus genome:
- the pyrF gene encoding orotidine-5'-phosphate decarboxylase, with protein MDTPLIIALDFGRKQEVFEFLKHFQGEKLFLKVGMELFYQEGPAIIYELKEKEHRIFLDLKLHDIPNTVKSAMKGLARLGCDLVNVHAAGGKEMMMAALEGLEAGTISGNNRPGCIAVTQLTSTSEEQMKREQLIGVSLEESVLHYASLAKEAGLDGVVCSTHEAAKIRNQVGDSFWTVTPGIRLTEDDTHDQKRVATPELARKNGATAIVVGRSITRSKEPFESYQTIKKQWEGVLL; from the coding sequence GTGGACACTCCGCTTATCATTGCTCTTGATTTTGGCCGAAAACAAGAGGTCTTCGAATTTCTTAAACATTTTCAAGGAGAAAAACTGTTTTTAAAGGTCGGAATGGAACTTTTTTATCAAGAAGGTCCGGCTATTATTTATGAATTAAAGGAAAAAGAGCATCGAATTTTTCTTGATCTAAAGCTTCATGATATTCCTAATACTGTCAAAAGTGCAATGAAGGGGCTTGCCCGGCTTGGCTGCGATCTTGTAAATGTCCATGCTGCAGGCGGAAAAGAAATGATGATGGCAGCTCTTGAAGGACTCGAAGCCGGAACAATATCAGGCAATAACAGGCCAGGCTGTATTGCCGTAACGCAGCTGACAAGCACCTCAGAGGAGCAGATGAAAAGAGAACAGCTAATTGGTGTTTCCCTTGAAGAATCAGTCTTACATTATGCTTCGTTGGCGAAAGAGGCAGGACTTGACGGAGTTGTTTGTTCCACACATGAAGCTGCGAAAATTCGAAATCAAGTTGGTGATTCTTTTTGGACGGTAACCCCGGGCATCAGGTTAACAGAGGATGATACCCACGATCAAAAGCGGGTTGCCACACCGGAATTGGCCAGAAAAAATGGTGCAACAGCGATTGTCGTCGGACGCTCGATTACGAGGTCAAAAGAGCCGTTCGAAAGCTATCAAACGATTAAAAAGCAATGGGAAGGGGTACTGCTATGA
- the carB gene encoding carbamoyl-phosphate synthase large subunit, with protein sequence MPKRTDIKSILVIGSGPIVIGQAAEFDYAGTQACIALKEEGYKVILVNSNPATIMTDTEIADVVYIEPLTLEFVSRIIRKERPDAILPTLGGQTGLNLAVELAKSGVLDECGVEILGTKLSAIEKAEDRELFRSLMNELGEPVPESEIIHTLEEAFQFVNEVGYPVIVRPAFTLGGTGGGICNNEEELVEIVTSGLKNSPVNQCLLEKSIAGYKEIEYEVMRDSNDNAIVVCNMENIDPVGIHTGDSIVVAPSQTLSDREYQLLRNASLKIIRALGIEGGCNVQLALDPNSFHYYIIEVNPRVSRSSALASKATGYPIAKLAAKIAVGLTLDEMMNPVTGKTYACFEPALDYVVTKIPRWPFDKFESANRSLGTQMKATGEVMAIGRTFEESLLKAIRSLEANVYHFKLNDADQVDDALLEKRIRKAGDERLFYIAEALNRGISIETIHEWSQIDLFFLKKLEGIILLEKELADYPFNIELGKKAKQKGFADKVLADLWGATEKEVYNWRKENGIIPVYKMVDTCAAEFESDTPYYYGTYEEENESEVTDKQSVIVLGSGPIRIGQGIEFDYATVHSVWAIKEAGYEAIIINNNPETVSTDFSISDKLYFEPLTLEDVMHIIDLEKPAGVVVQFGGQTAINLAAGLAERGVKILGTSLESLDRAENRDKFEQALSELNIPQPKGKTAMSVEEAVRIAAEIGYPVLVRPSYVLGGRAMEIVYKEDELLQYMQNAVKVNPEHPVLIDRYLTGKEIEVDAICDGEHVLIPGIMEHIERAGVHSGDSIAVYPPQSLSLKVKEKLVEYTEKLAKGLGIIGLLNIQYVVSNGEVYVLEVNPRSSRTVPFLSKITNVPMAKIATKVILGKSLKDQGYTGGLVPEKDGVFVKVPVFSFAKLRRVDITLGPEMKSTGEVMGKDTTLEKALYKGLVASGIKIQRYGTVLLTIADKDKEEALQLAKRFAAIGYQLMATSGTARFLEQEGIHVTVVDKIGSQGPDLLDVIRNGEAQLVINTLTKGKQPARDGFRIRRESVENGIPCLTSLDTAEAILRVIESMTFSAEAMDQPMKKREEVLA encoded by the coding sequence ATGCCAAAGCGTACAGATATAAAAAGCATTCTTGTCATTGGGTCAGGACCTATTGTCATCGGCCAGGCGGCAGAATTTGATTATGCAGGAACACAGGCTTGCATTGCTTTGAAAGAAGAAGGGTACAAAGTAATACTTGTTAATTCGAATCCGGCAACAATTATGACTGATACGGAAATTGCCGACGTCGTTTATATTGAACCGTTGACCCTTGAATTTGTGAGCAGAATTATCCGGAAAGAACGTCCTGATGCGATCTTACCTACCCTAGGCGGGCAAACGGGTTTAAATCTTGCAGTGGAGCTAGCAAAATCAGGTGTGCTCGATGAGTGCGGGGTTGAAATTTTAGGAACAAAGCTTTCGGCGATCGAAAAAGCAGAAGACCGTGAATTATTCAGAAGCTTAATGAATGAACTCGGCGAGCCTGTACCGGAAAGTGAAATCATTCATACGCTTGAAGAAGCTTTTCAATTTGTGAATGAAGTTGGTTATCCGGTCATTGTACGCCCGGCGTTTACACTCGGGGGAACGGGCGGCGGAATTTGCAATAATGAAGAAGAGCTTGTGGAAATTGTGACGAGCGGTCTGAAAAACAGTCCTGTAAATCAATGTCTTCTCGAAAAGAGTATAGCGGGCTATAAAGAAATCGAATATGAAGTGATGCGGGATTCAAATGATAATGCCATCGTTGTTTGTAACATGGAAAACATCGATCCGGTCGGAATACATACCGGAGATTCGATTGTTGTGGCGCCGAGCCAGACGTTAAGTGACCGTGAATACCAGCTTCTTCGAAATGCATCCTTAAAAATCATTCGCGCCCTGGGAATTGAAGGGGGATGCAACGTTCAGCTTGCCCTTGATCCGAACAGCTTTCACTATTACATCATTGAAGTGAATCCAAGGGTCAGCCGTTCATCAGCACTAGCTTCAAAAGCGACAGGCTACCCGATTGCCAAACTGGCAGCAAAAATTGCCGTTGGCTTGACGCTTGATGAAATGATGAACCCTGTAACCGGAAAGACGTATGCATGTTTTGAGCCGGCACTCGATTATGTTGTTACAAAAATTCCACGCTGGCCGTTTGATAAGTTTGAATCAGCAAACCGTTCTCTCGGAACCCAAATGAAAGCAACCGGGGAAGTGATGGCAATAGGGCGGACATTTGAAGAATCTCTTTTAAAAGCAATCCGTTCTCTTGAAGCGAATGTTTACCACTTTAAGCTAAACGATGCCGATCAAGTGGATGACGCTCTTTTAGAAAAGAGGATCAGAAAAGCCGGTGATGAACGTTTATTTTACATCGCAGAAGCACTTAATCGTGGAATCTCAATTGAAACAATCCACGAATGGAGCCAAATTGACCTGTTCTTCCTAAAGAAACTGGAAGGAATTATCCTTTTAGAAAAAGAACTGGCTGATTATCCATTCAACATCGAACTTGGAAAAAAAGCAAAACAAAAGGGATTTGCAGACAAGGTGCTGGCTGATCTCTGGGGTGCAACGGAAAAGGAAGTGTACAACTGGAGAAAGGAAAATGGAATCATCCCTGTTTATAAAATGGTGGATACATGTGCAGCCGAATTCGAATCGGATACACCGTACTACTATGGCACGTATGAAGAGGAAAATGAATCGGAAGTGACTGATAAACAGAGCGTCATTGTATTAGGATCCGGTCCAATCCGCATCGGGCAAGGGATTGAATTTGATTATGCAACCGTACATTCCGTCTGGGCGATTAAAGAAGCCGGCTATGAAGCCATCATCATCAACAATAACCCTGAAACTGTTTCAACAGATTTCAGCATTTCCGATAAGCTTTATTTTGAACCGCTCACACTTGAAGATGTCATGCATATTATTGATCTCGAAAAGCCCGCAGGCGTTGTTGTGCAGTTTGGCGGCCAAACGGCAATCAATTTAGCTGCCGGACTTGCAGAAAGAGGAGTGAAAATTCTTGGCACATCGCTTGAAAGCCTGGATCGGGCAGAGAACCGGGATAAGTTTGAACAAGCTTTATCGGAGTTAAACATCCCGCAGCCAAAGGGAAAAACAGCGATGTCTGTTGAGGAAGCGGTCCGAATTGCGGCTGAGATCGGCTACCCGGTCTTAGTAAGGCCTTCGTATGTGCTTGGCGGCAGGGCAATGGAAATTGTCTACAAAGAAGATGAACTGCTTCAGTATATGCAAAATGCCGTTAAAGTAAATCCGGAACATCCGGTATTAATTGACCGTTATTTAACAGGCAAGGAAATTGAAGTGGATGCGATATGTGACGGAGAACATGTACTTATTCCGGGAATTATGGAGCATATTGAAAGAGCAGGAGTACATTCCGGGGACTCGATTGCCGTCTATCCGCCTCAAAGTTTGTCTCTTAAAGTAAAAGAAAAACTGGTTGAATATACGGAAAAGCTTGCAAAAGGTTTAGGAATTATCGGTCTGTTAAACATTCAATACGTCGTTTCCAATGGGGAAGTTTATGTACTTGAAGTAAATCCTCGATCAAGCAGGACGGTTCCGTTCTTGAGTAAAATCACCAATGTTCCGATGGCGAAAATTGCGACAAAAGTGATTCTTGGAAAATCTCTAAAGGATCAGGGGTACACGGGCGGGCTCGTTCCTGAAAAGGACGGTGTATTCGTAAAAGTGCCGGTGTTCTCTTTTGCGAAATTAAGAAGAGTGGATATTACATTAGGACCTGAAATGAAGTCGACCGGTGAAGTAATGGGGAAAGACACAACCCTCGAAAAGGCGCTCTACAAAGGACTTGTAGCCTCTGGAATAAAGATTCAAAGATATGGAACAGTGTTATTGACGATTGCTGACAAGGATAAGGAAGAAGCACTTCAGCTTGCGAAGCGTTTCGCGGCGATTGGCTACCAGCTAATGGCTACAAGCGGAACTGCCCGATTCCTTGAACAAGAAGGTATCCATGTAACGGTAGTAGACAAGATCGGTTCTCAAGGTCCGGACCTCTTAGATGTCATCCGAAACGGTGAAGCCCAATTGGTGATTAACACATTAACAAAAGGAAAACAGCCTGCACGTGACGGTTTTCGAATCCGCCGTGAATCAGTCGAAAACGGTATTCCATGTCTGACTTCGCTAGATACAGCAGAAGCCATTTTACGAGTGATCGAATCAATGACTTTCTCTGCAGAAGCAATGGACCAGCCAATGAAAAAAAGGGAGGAGGTCCTGGCATGA
- a CDS encoding dihydroorotate dehydrogenase electron transfer subunit, producing MIKTELCSVVSQHEIADSIYELTLSGELVNDMDSPGQFVHIKVGGGSDPLLRRPISISNINKKDRRFTMIYRKQGKGTSALAEKKYGDKVDVLGPLGNGFPLHEAQKGETALLVGGGIGVPPLYELSKRLLSQGVKTVHVLGFQTKAAVFYEKAFSELGPTFIATADGSHGTKGFVTDCIKQKEIQFDVLYACGPTPMLKALETAYFDKKVYISLEERMGCGIGACFACVCHTSDDPNGHSYKKICSDGPVFKAGEVIL from the coding sequence ATGATCAAAACTGAATTGTGTTCGGTCGTTTCTCAACATGAGATTGCGGACTCCATTTATGAGCTCACCCTAAGCGGTGAGCTTGTCAATGACATGGATTCACCAGGCCAATTTGTTCATATAAAAGTGGGCGGCGGAAGCGATCCATTGTTAAGAAGGCCGATCAGCATTTCAAACATTAATAAGAAAGACCGCCGGTTTACAATGATTTATCGAAAACAAGGCAAGGGAACTTCCGCCTTAGCTGAAAAAAAGTACGGTGACAAAGTTGATGTACTAGGTCCTTTAGGCAATGGTTTCCCGCTTCACGAGGCACAAAAAGGGGAAACAGCTCTTCTTGTCGGCGGAGGCATCGGTGTACCCCCGTTATACGAATTATCGAAACGGTTGTTAAGTCAGGGAGTTAAGACGGTCCATGTACTTGGATTCCAGACAAAAGCGGCTGTTTTTTATGAAAAAGCTTTTTCGGAACTAGGACCGACTTTTATCGCGACAGCAGATGGATCACATGGAACGAAAGGTTTCGTTACCGATTGTATAAAACAAAAGGAAATCCAATTTGATGTGCTGTATGCTTGCGGACCAACACCGATGTTAAAAGCGCTTGAAACTGCGTATTTTGATAAAAAAGTTTATATATCGCTCGAGGAAAGAATGGGCTGCGGCATTGGAGCATGCTTTGCATGTGTTTGCCATACAAGTGATGATCCAAACGGCCATTCTTATAAAAAAATTTGCAGCGACGGTCCTGTCTTTAAAGCAGGGGAGGTAATTTTATGA
- a CDS encoding dihydroorotase has product MSLIIKNGRLLTKEGYFQTADIYIENGKIQEINESLYKEADEVIDAEGLFISPGFIDLHVHLREPGGEKKETIETGTMAAAKGGFTTIAAMPNTRPVPDSKEQMEWLMKRINETAHVKVLPYASITVRELGEEITDFEALKESGAFAFTDDGVGVQSAKVMFEAMKKAAKIDMPIVAHCEENTLINKGSVHEGVFSEKYGLNGIPSVCESVHIARDVLLAEAAGCHYHVCHISTKESVRVVRDAKRAGIHVTAEVTPHHLLLCDEDIPGLDANYKMNPPLRGSEDRKALIEGLLDGTIDFIATDHAPHTAEEKAEGMKLAPFGIVGLETAFPLLYTHFVKKEIFSLSNLINFLTVKPAETFGLKTGKIEVGAPADIVLIDLDHKETIDPNKFLSKGKNTPFAGWECQGWPVMTIVDGKIVWTKRGVTA; this is encoded by the coding sequence ATGTCATTAATCATCAAAAATGGCCGGTTGCTTACTAAAGAGGGATATTTTCAAACAGCTGACATTTACATTGAAAACGGAAAAATACAAGAAATTAATGAAAGCTTATATAAAGAAGCAGATGAAGTTATTGATGCAGAAGGACTCTTCATTTCTCCGGGGTTTATTGACCTCCATGTCCATTTAAGAGAACCGGGCGGCGAGAAAAAAGAGACGATTGAAACGGGAACAATGGCTGCGGCGAAAGGAGGATTCACAACCATTGCCGCAATGCCGAATACTCGTCCGGTTCCTGATTCAAAAGAGCAAATGGAATGGCTAATGAAGCGGATAAATGAAACTGCACATGTAAAAGTGCTGCCTTATGCCTCAATTACCGTAAGGGAACTTGGCGAAGAAATAACAGACTTTGAAGCGTTAAAAGAGTCCGGGGCATTTGCCTTTACCGATGACGGCGTTGGTGTCCAATCAGCAAAAGTCATGTTCGAGGCGATGAAAAAAGCAGCCAAAATCGATATGCCGATTGTTGCCCACTGTGAGGAAAACACTTTAATTAATAAAGGTTCGGTCCATGAAGGAGTTTTTTCAGAAAAATACGGATTGAACGGAATTCCATCGGTATGTGAATCTGTACATATTGCGAGAGATGTTTTGCTCGCAGAAGCTGCCGGATGCCACTACCATGTTTGCCATATCAGTACGAAAGAATCTGTAAGAGTTGTTCGGGATGCAAAGCGTGCCGGAATACATGTCACAGCTGAAGTGACACCCCATCATTTGCTTTTATGCGATGAGGATATTCCGGGGCTTGATGCCAATTACAAAATGAATCCTCCACTGAGAGGAAGCGAAGACCGAAAAGCATTAATCGAAGGTCTTTTGGATGGAACGATTGATTTTATCGCTACAGATCATGCCCCGCATACAGCCGAAGAAAAGGCTGAAGGAATGAAACTGGCACCATTCGGAATTGTTGGCTTGGAAACAGCATTTCCACTTTTATACACTCACTTTGTAAAAAAAGAAATCTTCTCATTAAGTAACTTGATTAATTTTTTAACGGTAAAACCGGCAGAAACATTTGGATTAAAGACAGGAAAGATTGAGGTTGGCGCTCCGGCTGACATTGTCTTAATCGACTTGGATCATAAAGAAACGATTGACCCCAATAAATTCCTCTCAAAAGGAAAGAATACACCATTTGCAGGCTGGGAGTGTCAAGGCTGGCCTGTAATGACAATCGTTGATGGAAAAATTGTTTGGACAAAAAGGGGTGTTACTGCATGA
- the pyrE gene encoding orotate phosphoribosyltransferase has translation MKRYIAEKLLEIGAVSLKPNDPFTWASGLRSPVYCDNRLTLSYPEVRREIAKGLKTLIMEKFPDVEIVAGTATAGIPHAAWVSELLDLPMCYVRSKPKGHGKGNQIEGKVVQGQKVVVIEDLISTGGSVITAVEALREAGCHVLGAVSIFTYELEKGKELLKEANVAAYSLTDFPSLSEIAKEKGYIDPVDMEKLAEWRKNPAEWGKEKLDLR, from the coding sequence ATGAAACGATACATTGCAGAAAAATTACTGGAAATCGGTGCTGTTTCTTTAAAACCGAATGATCCATTTACATGGGCATCAGGGCTCCGTTCCCCGGTTTATTGCGATAACCGGCTTACCCTTTCTTATCCGGAGGTAAGAAGAGAAATTGCCAAGGGTTTAAAAACATTAATAATGGAAAAATTCCCCGATGTTGAAATTGTTGCAGGAACTGCAACCGCTGGCATACCCCATGCAGCATGGGTCAGTGAATTGCTTGATTTGCCAATGTGCTATGTTCGCTCTAAGCCGAAAGGGCACGGCAAAGGAAATCAGATCGAAGGAAAAGTCGTGCAAGGCCAAAAGGTTGTTGTCATTGAAGATTTAATTTCAACGGGAGGCAGTGTCATTACTGCAGTTGAAGCATTGCGGGAAGCCGGCTGTCATGTCTTAGGGGCAGTTTCTATTTTTACTTACGAGCTGGAAAAAGGGAAAGAACTTCTTAAAGAAGCAAATGTTGCAGCATATTCGTTGACTGATTTTCCCTCCTTGAGCGAAATTGCAAAAGAGAAGGGATATATTGATCCTGTAGATATGGAGAAGCTTGCCGAATGGAGAAAAAATCCTGCAGAGTGGGGAAAAGAAAAATTAGACTTAAGATAG
- a CDS encoding carbamoyl phosphate synthase small subunit, producing MKKQLILEDGTIFIGEGFGSDVNKIGEVVFNTGMTGYQEVLSDPSYCGQIVTFTYPLIGNYGINRDDFESISPAISGLIVKETAEFPSNWRSEKPLDQFLKLKNIPGIAGVDTRKLTRIIRKYGTLKGAICNIDEDANEVLEKLRAVRLRTDQVKQVSTKQPYPSPGRGKRIVLVDFGMKHGILRELNKRDCDVVVVPYDTTAEEILNLSPDGVMLSNGPGDPKDVPEAIEMISGILGKVPLFGICLGHQLFALACGANTVKMKFGHRGSNHPVKDLETGKVALTSQNHGYTVEKESIKETRLEVTHIALNDGTIEGLKHLDVPAFTVQYHPEASPGPEDANNLFDKFLQMIELEKGEGAHICQSVQI from the coding sequence ATGAAAAAACAGCTGATACTTGAAGATGGAACGATTTTTATCGGAGAGGGATTTGGAAGTGATGTCAATAAAATTGGAGAAGTAGTCTTTAATACCGGAATGACCGGCTATCAAGAGGTCCTTTCAGATCCATCTTATTGCGGACAAATCGTCACATTCACCTATCCTTTAATCGGAAATTACGGGATTAACAGGGATGACTTTGAGTCAATAAGTCCTGCGATTAGTGGTTTGATTGTGAAAGAAACAGCTGAATTTCCTTCAAACTGGAGAAGTGAAAAACCGCTCGATCAATTTTTAAAATTAAAAAATATCCCTGGAATTGCAGGGGTCGATACAAGGAAGCTTACGAGGATTATCCGGAAATACGGAACATTAAAAGGGGCAATTTGCAATATCGATGAAGATGCAAATGAGGTTCTTGAGAAGCTTCGCGCTGTTCGGTTAAGAACTGATCAAGTAAAACAAGTTTCAACAAAACAACCATATCCAAGCCCCGGAAGAGGAAAACGCATAGTCTTAGTGGATTTCGGGATGAAACATGGCATTTTAAGAGAATTAAACAAAAGGGATTGTGACGTTGTTGTTGTTCCTTATGATACGACAGCCGAAGAAATCTTGAATTTAAGCCCGGATGGTGTGATGCTGTCAAACGGACCCGGAGATCCAAAAGATGTGCCGGAAGCGATCGAGATGATCAGCGGGATTTTAGGAAAGGTTCCTTTGTTTGGAATCTGTCTCGGCCATCAATTATTTGCGCTTGCTTGCGGTGCCAATACAGTGAAAATGAAGTTCGGACACAGAGGTTCCAATCATCCTGTAAAAGATTTGGAAACCGGGAAAGTGGCTCTGACATCGCAAAATCATGGCTATACAGTTGAAAAAGAATCTATTAAAGAAACAAGGCTGGAAGTGACACACATCGCTTTAAATGACGGAACAATTGAAGGCTTGAAACATTTGGACGTTCCTGCGTTCACTGTTCAATACCATCCGGAAGCATCACCGGGACCTGAAGATGCCAACAACCTATTCGATAAGTTTTTGCAAATGATTGAATTGGAAAAAGGGGAAGGTGCTCACATATGCCAAAGCGTACAGATATAA
- a CDS encoding Rqc2 family fibronectin-binding protein — protein MAFDGLFTRAMVNELSQKINGGRINKIHQPSKNEIILTVRANGSNHKLLLSVHPSYARVQLTNESFDNPTEPPMFCMLLRKHLEGFILENIYQEGLDRIIVFDVKGRDEIGDVSYKQLIVEIMGRHSNIILIDKATNTILDSIKHVSFAVNTHRAVLPGYEYIAPPEQNKFDPFLADEHEILKRLDFNAGKLDKQLVDQFSGISPLFAKEMIFQSGMANRMTLPKTFLTYMEKIKNNEYIPAITYGSSKESFYLYPLEHLKGEHKVFSSLSELLDRYYFGKAERDRVKQQANDLERFIINEKEKNIKKIEKLQSELEEAKKAEKFQLYGELLTANIYAVQKGMEEIEVMNYYDENNGTIVIPLDPQKSPSENAQKYFTKYHKAKNALTVIQEQIEKAKVEVSYFDSLLQQLEAASTKDIMEIREELIEGGYLRERQKQQNKKHLNTKPILDKYISSDGTEILVGKNNKQNDYLTNKLAGRDEIWLHTKDIPGSHVVIRSKTPTEKTIMEAANLAAYFSKARNSSSVPVDYTQVRYVKKPSGAKPGFVIYENQQTVYVTPDEELVLALKQNISGKTER, from the coding sequence ATGGCATTTGATGGTTTATTTACAAGAGCGATGGTTAACGAACTTTCCCAAAAAATAAATGGCGGAAGAATTAATAAAATACACCAGCCTTCCAAAAATGAAATAATCCTAACCGTACGGGCAAACGGCAGTAACCATAAACTTCTGTTGTCTGTTCATCCGAGCTACGCGAGAGTGCAGCTGACGAATGAATCGTTTGATAATCCAACTGAACCGCCAATGTTTTGCATGCTTCTCAGGAAGCATTTAGAAGGTTTTATCCTCGAAAATATATATCAGGAAGGCCTCGACCGGATCATTGTGTTTGATGTAAAAGGAAGGGACGAAATCGGGGATGTATCATATAAGCAACTCATCGTCGAAATAATGGGGCGCCACAGCAATATCATTTTAATCGATAAAGCTACTAACACCATTTTAGACAGCATCAAACATGTATCCTTCGCCGTAAATACGCACAGGGCTGTTCTCCCTGGTTACGAATACATTGCTCCTCCGGAACAAAACAAATTTGATCCTTTCTTAGCAGACGAGCACGAAATTTTAAAACGGCTTGATTTTAATGCCGGCAAACTTGATAAACAGCTAGTTGATCAATTTTCAGGGATTTCACCGCTGTTTGCAAAAGAAATGATCTTTCAGTCAGGAATGGCAAACCGGATGACACTGCCAAAAACATTTTTAACATATATGGAAAAAATCAAAAATAACGAGTACATCCCGGCGATAACTTACGGCAGCAGCAAAGAATCTTTTTACCTATATCCGCTTGAACATTTGAAAGGCGAACATAAAGTTTTTTCATCTTTAAGTGAATTGCTTGACCGCTATTATTTTGGCAAAGCAGAACGCGACAGAGTGAAACAGCAGGCAAATGACCTGGAGCGGTTTATCATTAATGAAAAAGAAAAGAACATAAAGAAAATTGAAAAGCTTCAATCTGAACTGGAAGAAGCGAAAAAAGCCGAGAAGTTTCAATTGTACGGCGAATTATTAACAGCAAATATATATGCTGTTCAAAAAGGGATGGAAGAAATTGAAGTAATGAATTATTATGATGAAAATAACGGGACGATTGTGATTCCGCTTGATCCACAAAAATCCCCTTCGGAAAACGCCCAAAAATATTTTACAAAATACCATAAAGCAAAAAATGCGCTTACGGTCATTCAAGAGCAAATCGAAAAAGCAAAAGTGGAAGTTTCCTACTTCGATTCACTTTTGCAGCAATTAGAAGCAGCATCAACGAAAGATATTATGGAAATAAGAGAGGAACTAATTGAGGGCGGTTACTTGCGAGAACGCCAAAAACAGCAAAATAAGAAGCACCTAAATACAAAACCGATATTAGACAAATATATTTCCTCTGATGGAACAGAAATTTTAGTCGGCAAAAATAATAAACAAAATGATTATTTAACAAATAAATTAGCCGGAAGAGATGAAATTTGGCTTCACACAAAAGATATACCCGGATCCCATGTCGTCATTCGAAGCAAAACTCCGACAGAAAAAACAATCATGGAAGCTGCAAATTTAGCCGCCTATTTCAGTAAAGCGCGAAATTCAAGCTCAGTACCGGTAGATTATACGCAAGTCCGATATGTCAAAAAGCCAAGCGGAGCAAAACCGGGGTTTGTGATTTACGAAAACCAGCAAACCGTATATGTAACACCTGATGAAGAATTAGTATTGGCATTGAAACAAAATATTTCTGGAAAAACAGAAAGGTAA
- a CDS encoding dihydroorotate dehydrogenase — protein sequence MNRLNVEIPGLSLKNPVMPASGCFGFGKEYSQFYDLSILGAIMIKATTLEPRFGNPTPRVAETSSGMLNAIGLQNPGLEKVLTEELPRLEQYDVPIIANVAGSREEEYVAVAKEISKAPNVHALELNISCPNVKTGGIAFGTIPEVAKNLTKQVKEVSEVPVYVKLSPNVTNIVEIAKAVEDGGADGLTMINTLVGMRIDVKSGKPILANGTGGLSGPAIKPVAIRMIYEVSQHVSLPIIGMGGIQSAEDVIEYFYAGASAVAVGTANFIDPYICPKIIEELPQLLTELGIDHISECTGRSWKKRGHSAYHCS from the coding sequence ATGAATCGATTGAACGTGGAAATTCCGGGTTTAAGCTTGAAAAATCCGGTTATGCCGGCATCCGGATGTTTCGGTTTCGGTAAGGAATACAGCCAGTTTTATGATTTGAGCATCCTTGGAGCAATCATGATTAAAGCAACAACCCTTGAACCGAGATTCGGCAACCCTACTCCCCGTGTTGCTGAAACATCATCCGGTATGCTGAATGCAATTGGTTTGCAAAATCCGGGATTAGAGAAAGTGTTGACAGAAGAACTTCCACGACTCGAACAATATGATGTTCCGATTATCGCCAATGTAGCAGGCTCCCGTGAAGAAGAGTATGTGGCCGTTGCAAAAGAAATTTCCAAAGCTCCGAATGTTCATGCACTTGAATTAAACATTTCATGTCCGAACGTAAAAACAGGCGGAATTGCGTTTGGAACGATTCCTGAGGTTGCGAAAAATTTAACGAAACAAGTAAAAGAAGTTTCAGAAGTTCCTGTGTATGTAAAGCTTTCACCGAATGTCACAAATATTGTTGAAATCGCGAAAGCAGTGGAAGACGGGGGAGCAGATGGTTTAACGATGATTAACACGCTTGTTGGCATGAGAATTGATGTAAAATCGGGCAAGCCGATTTTGGCAAACGGGACGGGAGGCCTTTCCGGTCCGGCAATTAAGCCTGTTGCGATCCGGATGATTTATGAAGTCAGCCAGCATGTGTCGCTTCCGATTATCGGCATGGGCGGCATTCAATCAGCAGAAGATGTCATCGAATATTTTTATGCCGGGGCGAGCGCAGTTGCCGTCGGAACAGCCAATTTTATCGATCCATATATTTGCCCGAAAATAATTGAAGAGTTGCCTCAATTATTGACTGAACTTGGGATTGACCATATTTCCGAGTGCACAGGAAGGAGCTGGAAAAAACGTGGACACTCCGCTTATCATTGCTCTTGA